One Tamlana carrageenivorans genomic region harbors:
- a CDS encoding IS982 family transposase yields MNNLSANYERILEVLRKISKEQLLSYQRRQPKLSDLELISLSLTAEFMGIDSENDLFRKLPDSLLSKIERSVYNRRRRKLVNKLNSIRLSLASHFNEFEDYFVVDSMPLEVCKLSRSSRSKICKENTYAFPDKGYCAAQSSNYYGYKLHAVCSVNGVFQSIDLSPASVHDINYLKDIKMQISDCTLIGDKGYLSTEIQLNLFETCNITLNTPMRSNQKNYKVQPYVFRKKRKRIETLFSQLCDQFMIRRNYAKTFEGFKTRIVAKITALTTIQYINKFIFGRNINNIKINII; encoded by the coding sequence ATGAACAACTTGAGTGCAAATTACGAAAGAATATTGGAAGTATTAAGAAAAATATCGAAAGAACAACTTTTAAGTTATCAAAGACGACAACCAAAGCTTAGTGATTTAGAACTTATCAGCTTGAGTCTTACTGCCGAATTTATGGGAATAGATAGTGAAAATGACCTTTTTAGAAAACTTCCAGATTCCCTATTATCAAAAATAGAGAGAAGTGTCTACAATAGAAGAAGACGAAAACTAGTTAATAAGCTCAACAGTATCAGGTTAAGCTTAGCTTCCCATTTTAATGAATTTGAAGATTATTTTGTAGTAGATAGTATGCCTTTAGAAGTTTGTAAATTATCACGCAGTTCTCGTTCAAAGATTTGTAAAGAAAACACTTATGCATTTCCAGATAAAGGTTATTGTGCAGCTCAAAGTTCTAATTATTACGGTTATAAACTGCACGCTGTTTGTTCTGTAAATGGTGTCTTTCAAAGTATCGATTTGAGTCCAGCATCTGTACACGATATTAATTATCTTAAAGATATTAAGATGCAAATAAGCGATTGTACATTAATTGGTGATAAAGGCTATTTATCAACAGAAATACAGCTTAACTTGTTTGAAACCTGTAATATAACGCTAAATACACCTATGAGAAGCAATCAAAAAAATTACAAAGTACAGCCTTATGTATTTAGAAAAAAGAGGAAAAGGATAGAAACATTATTTTCACAACTTTGTGACCAATTTATGATAAGACGCAATTATGCTAAAACTTTTGAAGGTTTTAAAACAAGAATCGTAGCTAAGATAACTGCTTTAACAACTATTCAGTATATCAATAAGTTTATTTTTGGGAGAAACATTAATAATATTAAAATTAACATTATTTAA
- the bluB gene encoding 5,6-dimethylbenzimidazole synthase: MDLYDCIYKRRDTRHFTEAEVPEAVLLKALDAAHAAPSVGLSEPWRFVVVQSTARKKEIKALFNASNEQAKLGITDKNQSTLYNTFKLEAIEETPLGIAIFCDSSTLDNFTIGTIGNTSTLEWSCACAVQNLWLSLTEQGFGAGWVSILDYSKFEKLFDVPKAWKSLGYMCIGKPATDYGRQPMLQKEKWKSRSKKPYVEYV; encoded by the coding sequence ATGGACTTATACGATTGTATTTATAAACGTAGAGATACGCGGCATTTTACAGAAGCTGAGGTTCCGGAAGCGGTACTACTTAAAGCCTTAGATGCGGCTCATGCAGCGCCTTCGGTAGGGCTTTCAGAACCGTGGCGCTTTGTTGTTGTTCAATCTACTGCAAGGAAAAAAGAAATTAAAGCCTTGTTTAATGCTTCGAACGAACAGGCTAAACTGGGAATAACCGATAAAAACCAGTCTACACTTTATAATACGTTTAAGCTTGAGGCTATTGAAGAAACACCTCTTGGCATTGCCATATTTTGCGATAGTAGCACCTTAGATAATTTTACAATTGGCACCATTGGAAACACAAGCACTTTAGAGTGGAGTTGTGCCTGTGCGGTTCAAAACCTTTGGCTATCACTTACCGAACAAGGTTTTGGGGCAGGCTGGGTTTCTATTTTAGATTATTCAAAATTTGAAAAGCTCTTTGATGTGCCTAAAGCATGGAAAAGTCTAGGCTACATGTGTATAGGTAAACCCGCTACCGATTATGGCAGACAACCCATGCTGCAAAAAGAAAAATGGAAAAGCAGAAGTAAAAAACCATATGTTGAGTATGTGTAA
- a CDS encoding IS4 family transposase: MTNITLFSQIISKLDRSSFSKLVKAKGTDKHQKGFNSWTHLVSMLFCQFAKSQSVRDISNGLRSATGNLNHLGIQKAPSKSTISYQNKHRDWTLYRDYYYVLLKSFGQHPHLKRVKFKIKSKIFLLDSTTISLCLSLFDWAKYKTHKGAVKMHTLLDYDGNLPHYVNISDGKTADNKGAYDIPLISRSVIVADRFYNDFSLLNVWDSNQVFFVIRHKENIQFKSIKEKELPENRHHHVLKDEIIELTGAKSKTKYPKKLRRIAVWDDKNNQEIELITNQMSWTANTISQLYKARWDIEIFFRDIKQQLHIKSFIGTSENAVMIQIWTALITILILKALKANAKYNWYLSNLVAFIRLNLFVKVDLQKWIDSPFNEQPPPKQNYTQGVLF, translated from the coding sequence ATGACAAATATAACATTGTTCTCTCAGATAATCTCCAAATTAGACCGTTCTAGTTTTTCTAAACTTGTAAAAGCCAAGGGAACAGATAAACATCAAAAAGGATTTAATAGTTGGACACATTTAGTCTCCATGTTGTTTTGTCAATTTGCAAAAAGTCAATCCGTCCGAGATATAAGTAATGGACTTCGCTCTGCCACAGGAAACCTTAATCATTTAGGCATACAGAAAGCACCTTCTAAATCAACGATAAGCTATCAAAACAAACATCGAGACTGGACGCTTTATCGAGATTACTACTATGTTCTTTTAAAAAGTTTTGGACAGCACCCTCACTTAAAACGTGTTAAATTCAAAATTAAATCCAAGATATTTCTATTAGATTCTACAACGATAAGTCTATGTTTAAGTCTCTTTGATTGGGCAAAATACAAAACCCACAAAGGAGCTGTAAAAATGCACACCTTGCTTGATTATGATGGTAATTTACCGCACTATGTAAATATTAGCGATGGTAAAACAGCAGATAATAAAGGAGCTTACGATATTCCTTTGATTAGCCGTTCGGTTATTGTCGCAGATCGATTTTATAATGATTTTTCGTTACTTAACGTTTGGGACAGCAACCAAGTGTTTTTTGTAATTAGGCACAAAGAAAACATCCAATTTAAGAGTATTAAAGAAAAAGAATTGCCAGAAAATAGACATCATCATGTTTTAAAAGATGAAATCATTGAGCTAACAGGGGCTAAATCAAAAACAAAATACCCAAAGAAGCTACGTAGAATAGCTGTATGGGACGATAAAAATAACCAGGAAATAGAACTTATTACCAACCAAATGTCTTGGACAGCAAACACAATTAGCCAACTCTACAAAGCTAGATGGGATATTGAGATATTCTTTAGAGACATCAAACAACAGCTACATATTAAATCGTTTATAGGAACTTCTGAAAATGCCGTAATGATACAAATATGGACGGCTCTTATTACTATACTCATCCTAAAAGCCTTAAAAGCAAATGCAAAATATAATTGGTACTTGTCCAATTTAGTAGCTTTTATAAGACTTAACCTTTTTGTCAAAGTGGATTTGCAAAAATGGATTGATAGCCCTTTTAACGAGCAGCCTCCCCCCAAACAAAATTATACACAAGGGGTTCTTTTTTGA
- a CDS encoding cyclase family protein: MKIIDLSKPIQYNKSDPWFMKVKIKHKPHRKSKLLIRFLGLPLKLFPKHFNGWADDIIEKMGVHATTHIDAPWHYSPTTNGKKSKTIDEVPLEWCFGDGLVIDMTHKADFDPITQKDIEDFLKQNNLTVKPGMIVLIKTGRDKFNGTKDFHKIGTGMSAEATAWLIDQGIKVMGIDAWGGGFALAPYAEKSKGN, translated from the coding sequence ATGAAAATTATAGATTTATCGAAACCTATTCAGTACAATAAGTCGGACCCATGGTTTATGAAAGTTAAAATAAAACATAAACCACACCGAAAATCGAAATTACTAATTCGTTTTTTAGGGCTTCCGCTTAAATTGTTTCCGAAACATTTTAATGGTTGGGCCGATGATATCATCGAAAAAATGGGCGTTCATGCAACCACACATATCGATGCACCTTGGCATTATTCGCCAACTACAAATGGTAAGAAATCGAAAACTATAGATGAGGTTCCGCTAGAGTGGTGTTTTGGTGACGGATTAGTTATCGATATGACCCATAAAGCTGATTTCGACCCTATTACCCAAAAGGATATTGAAGATTTTTTAAAGCAAAATAATTTAACGGTTAAACCCGGAATGATTGTTTTGATTAAAACGGGACGGGATAAATTTAATGGCACCAAAGATTTTCATAAAATAGGAACGGGCATGTCTGCCGAAGCCACGGCTTGGTTAATCGATCAAGGAATAAAGGTAATGGGTATTGATGCTTGGGGGGGGGGATTTGCCCTTGCCCCATATGCTGAAAAAAGCAAAGGAAACTAA
- the sbcD gene encoding exonuclease subunit SbcD yields MKILHTADWHLGHRLHEQSQMEEQSLFLDWLEGYIIDNSIDVLLVSGDVFDTGAPSNQSLEMYYNFLIKLNGSCCKSIVITGGNHDSPGTLNAPKHILNALSIKVVGKATEHIEDEVFNICINNEHLIVAAIPYLRDGDIRRAVAGESFEDLTDKYKTALINHYHQAAAHCKDINQANAPMIAMGHLFAVGGSISESEQQIYVGTLGHIGAEDFPKEFDYIALGHLHRPQIIGGNPKVRYSGSPNVLSFSEVGYDKKVVVLNISDNKITEVTDVVIPNFRMFYRIKGSVATCINQFPNVVTSSYDLTSWVELILDEDHTVNTDSIKSAAKKYDFEILKISLKNQRMVKGIEELLENTKTIKELVPTNVFKLKCEELGYNLDENPEVWDAFNEIFQEVKGH; encoded by the coding sequence ATGAAAATATTACATACGGCCGATTGGCATTTAGGGCATCGCCTTCACGAGCAATCTCAAATGGAAGAGCAATCCTTGTTTTTAGATTGGTTAGAGGGTTATATTATTGATAATAGTATTGATGTTTTACTGGTTTCTGGAGATGTGTTTGATACCGGCGCCCCATCAAACCAAAGTTTGGAAATGTACTATAATTTTTTGATCAAGTTAAATGGTAGCTGCTGTAAATCGATTGTAATTACGGGTGGAAACCACGATTCTCCTGGCACTTTAAACGCCCCGAAGCACATATTAAACGCGTTATCTATAAAAGTGGTTGGCAAGGCTACAGAACATATTGAAGATGAGGTTTTCAATATTTGTATTAATAACGAGCACCTTATTGTGGCTGCAATCCCTTATTTAAGAGATGGTGATATTAGGCGGGCCGTAGCAGGAGAATCATTTGAAGACCTTACCGATAAGTATAAAACCGCACTTATAAATCACTACCACCAAGCCGCAGCACATTGTAAAGATATAAATCAAGCCAACGCCCCGATGATTGCCATGGGGCATTTATTTGCCGTTGGTGGGTCTATTTCAGAAAGCGAACAGCAAATTTATGTTGGAACTCTGGGACATATAGGTGCCGAAGATTTTCCTAAAGAATTCGATTATATCGCTTTAGGACACTTACACCGGCCACAAATTATTGGAGGCAATCCTAAAGTGAGGTACTCTGGTTCCCCAAATGTTTTAAGTTTTAGCGAAGTTGGATATGATAAAAAGGTGGTTGTTTTAAATATTTCTGATAATAAAATTACAGAAGTAACTGATGTAGTTATTCCTAATTTTAGAATGTTTTACCGAATAAAAGGAAGTGTCGCAACATGTATAAATCAGTTCCCTAACGTGGTTACTAGCAGCTATGACTTAACGTCTTGGGTAGAGTTGATTTTAGATGAAGACCACACAGTAAATACCGATAGCATAAAGAGTGCAGCTAAAAAATATGATTTCGAGATACTAAAAATCTCTTTAAAAAATCAGCGTATGGTAAAAGGTATTGAGGAACTCCTAGAAAACACAAAAACTATTAAAGAATTGGTGCCAACAAACGTTTTTAAGCTTAAATGTGAAGAGTTGGGGTATAATTTAGATGAAAACCCAGAAGTTTGGGATGCGTTTAATGAAATTTTTCAAGAGGTTAAAGGACATTAA
- a CDS encoding AAA family ATPase has translation MKILKITLQNINSLKSETPVVIDFESEQFKDVGLYAITGSTGAGKTTILDAITIALYHNVPRFKGTKGALIDVVSYGAHDAFSRVVFENEGYVYEASWAIRLASSNGKKLVNPQEEVCLKNLSTNKILASQKRAVITTVCEVTQLNYDQFLRSVMLAQGEFAAFLTAKGADKGRLLEQITGEGIYKKIGQGILDRKSKEDNKLRDIQAEINDADIISEERKTELITKNKELDKHIEASKKRIEAMETIANWYLNMQKLQLETLKLEENEKIIQQHKEKHVLKFQALELNEKAEPHRELIGSINLNTKSLNENITELKTLADKLSTISPEIKQLEALSKKETENLERAMQEFSTWQPRLDEVGKLDSELKHASGNALKLSEELKALEKDTVKSTAEAQEIKAKISQTEGQIKDDTDYLSKNKFLSEVALEISNWSSEFATLKVYKSDLSEKQQDLALKKKELKEAQIKYDEKSKILKTKLETGEGFTKEIIHIKDQLEKKSLSVLLDEQKKVTQIEGTWKELNRFSQDLKTNEEELKKLIEEQKGDTSQLKIIKDELLVLDDKLKHQEVAIKDAEKILDLEKSISKYENDRAHLKAGEPCGLCGSLEHPYTVHLEAKGVSEAQLELNNRKETLKQLSESQSQLKIKHAKIVAAMDGNSKHIASKKAEIDRVNSQIKSLNIEADGLGLKDIKAKLQAFSSQLLALSDEIKAAQDLQKRLDECMTISNNHEKEVGKLNAEISALDEKGKNTRLEITTSEKAIIKIQDTCEILENNLKHKLNKFHYKWPVISESALFIKNIEAQITTYTITNSRLEKLKANLVGLNDRLLGNKKIWSQIEENKNTKHKALKRLNEAYVSLKLRRESILPLDISIEKKRHQLQLHIDELKKKENTSKEQLLKLQKEEAELKTLSAANMKQQKRLKAELEVLNTSLCKVLEASVFNTREALEKALLSEPNKREFKQIKHSIEKRVIELEALKLKNAQAKTAQLNAKKFNISEAECNQQLLGFNENYKTLLAEKGEIKEAFRKDEEIRNRNQEVYKRIKAQESVCSVWKELFKIIGNSKDAFNVYVQRLTLKQLLDLANVHLFHLNKRYSLQLEAAYKPKEELNFNLIDHYQTDQARLVDTSSGGEKFIISLALALGLSDLASKNVKIDSLFIDEGFGTLDNNSLETVISTLESLQSQGKLIGIISHVENLKERIPAQIQITKKSSGISEVAVVA, from the coding sequence ATGAAGATATTAAAAATAACACTGCAAAATATCAATTCATTAAAATCGGAAACTCCTGTGGTTATCGATTTTGAAAGCGAACAGTTTAAAGATGTTGGTTTGTATGCCATTACAGGATCTACAGGCGCAGGAAAAACAACCATTTTAGATGCTATCACTATTGCCTTGTACCATAACGTACCAAGATTTAAGGGAACCAAAGGGGCCTTAATCGACGTGGTGAGCTATGGCGCACATGATGCTTTTAGTAGGGTGGTTTTTGAGAATGAAGGCTATGTTTACGAGGCCTCATGGGCCATTAGATTAGCGAGTAGTAATGGCAAAAAGCTCGTTAATCCGCAGGAAGAAGTTTGTTTGAAAAACCTAAGCACCAATAAAATTTTGGCCTCCCAAAAACGAGCGGTTATTACAACGGTGTGCGAGGTCACTCAATTAAATTACGATCAGTTTTTAAGATCGGTTATGCTTGCTCAAGGTGAATTTGCGGCGTTTTTAACTGCTAAAGGTGCCGATAAGGGGCGTTTGTTAGAACAAATTACGGGCGAGGGGATTTATAAAAAAATAGGTCAGGGTATTTTAGACCGTAAATCTAAGGAGGATAATAAATTAAGAGATATTCAAGCCGAAATTAATGATGCCGATATTATTTCTGAAGAAAGAAAAACAGAGCTAATTACAAAAAATAAGGAGCTAGACAAGCACATTGAAGCATCTAAAAAACGTATTGAGGCGATGGAAACCATTGCTAATTGGTATCTTAACATGCAAAAACTCCAATTGGAAACGCTAAAGTTGGAGGAAAACGAAAAAATCATTCAGCAGCATAAAGAAAAGCATGTTTTAAAATTTCAAGCACTAGAACTCAATGAAAAGGCAGAACCCCATCGTGAGCTTATTGGGAGTATTAATTTGAATACTAAAAGTTTAAATGAAAATATTACAGAGCTAAAAACACTTGCTGATAAATTGTCTACAATATCTCCTGAAATTAAACAGTTAGAAGCACTTTCAAAAAAGGAAACCGAAAACTTAGAGCGGGCAATGCAGGAGTTTTCTACTTGGCAACCCCGATTAGATGAAGTGGGGAAACTGGATAGCGAGCTCAAACATGCTTCAGGGAATGCATTAAAGTTAAGTGAGGAACTCAAAGCACTGGAAAAGGATACAGTAAAATCTACTGCTGAAGCCCAGGAAATAAAGGCGAAAATATCGCAAACAGAAGGTCAAATTAAAGACGACACGGATTATTTATCAAAAAATAAATTTCTTTCTGAAGTTGCGCTCGAAATTTCTAATTGGAGCTCGGAGTTTGCAACCTTAAAGGTGTATAAATCCGATTTATCGGAAAAACAGCAGGATCTTGCTCTTAAAAAGAAGGAGCTCAAAGAAGCCCAAATTAAATACGATGAAAAAAGTAAAATCTTAAAAACGAAGCTCGAAACGGGAGAAGGTTTTACTAAGGAAATCATTCATATTAAAGACCAGTTAGAAAAAAAGAGTCTGTCTGTTTTGTTGGATGAACAAAAGAAGGTGACTCAAATTGAAGGGACGTGGAAAGAACTCAATAGGTTTTCGCAAGACCTTAAAACGAACGAGGAGGAGCTTAAAAAACTTATAGAGGAACAGAAAGGTGATACCTCGCAATTAAAAATTATAAAAGATGAATTACTTGTTCTTGATGACAAATTAAAACATCAAGAAGTGGCTATTAAGGATGCTGAAAAAATCTTAGATTTAGAAAAAAGCATCTCTAAATATGAAAATGATCGCGCACATTTAAAAGCTGGTGAGCCCTGCGGATTATGTGGTTCTTTAGAGCATCCTTATACCGTACATCTTGAAGCCAAAGGCGTTTCTGAGGCGCAATTAGAACTAAATAACCGAAAAGAAACTCTAAAACAACTTAGCGAGAGTCAATCGCAATTAAAAATAAAGCATGCCAAAATTGTAGCTGCAATGGATGGCAATTCAAAACATATTGCATCAAAAAAAGCGGAGATCGACCGTGTTAATTCTCAAATAAAATCACTAAATATTGAAGCTGATGGGCTTGGTTTAAAGGATATAAAAGCTAAACTGCAAGCGTTTAGTTCACAATTACTAGCTTTAAGTGATGAAATAAAAGCAGCGCAAGATTTACAAAAACGTCTTGATGAGTGCATGACCATTAGTAATAATCATGAAAAGGAAGTAGGCAAGTTAAATGCTGAAATTTCGGCATTAGATGAAAAAGGAAAAAATACGAGATTAGAAATAACTACTTCAGAAAAAGCCATTATTAAAATTCAAGATACTTGCGAGATCCTTGAAAATAATTTGAAACATAAGTTAAATAAGTTCCACTATAAATGGCCCGTAATTTCGGAGAGTGCGTTGTTTATTAAAAATATTGAAGCTCAAATTACAACGTACACCATTACAAATTCACGATTAGAAAAGTTAAAGGCTAACCTGGTAGGCTTAAACGATCGCTTGTTGGGTAATAAAAAAATATGGAGCCAAATTGAAGAAAATAAAAATACCAAACATAAGGCCTTAAAGCGTTTAAATGAAGCATATGTTTCTCTAAAACTACGTCGCGAGTCAATTTTACCGCTAGATATATCAATTGAAAAAAAACGCCATCAGTTGCAGCTTCATATTGATGAGCTTAAAAAAAAGGAAAACACAAGCAAAGAGCAGCTCCTAAAACTGCAAAAGGAGGAAGCTGAATTAAAAACACTATCAGCAGCTAATATGAAGCAGCAAAAAAGGCTTAAGGCAGAACTAGAGGTCTTAAATACCTCATTATGTAAAGTTCTGGAAGCAAGTGTGTTTAATACCAGAGAAGCGCTTGAAAAAGCATTGCTAAGTGAGCCAAATAAGCGAGAATTTAAACAGATTAAGCATAGCATAGAAAAGCGTGTTATTGAATTAGAGGCTTTAAAGCTTAAAAATGCACAAGCCAAAACGGCGCAACTTAACGCTAAAAAATTCAACATTAGTGAGGCTGAATGTAACCAACAGTTATTAGGTTTTAATGAAAACTATAAAACCTTACTAGCCGAAAAAGGTGAAATTAAAGAAGCGTTTCGAAAGGATGAAGAAATACGAAATAGAAATCAGGAGGTTTATAAGCGTATTAAGGCACAAGAGTCTGTTTGCAGCGTTTGGAAAGAATTGTTTAAAATAATAGGAAATTCCAAAGATGCCTTTAATGTTTATGTACAGCGCTTAACTTTAAAGCAGCTGCTCGACCTTGCTAATGTGCATTTATTTCATTTAAATAAACGCTATTCTTTACAGTTGGAAGCCGCCTATAAGCCTAAAGAGGAGTTAAACTTTAATTTAATTGACCACTACCAAACCGATCAGGCACGTTTGGTCGATACTTCTAGTGGTGGTGAAAAATTTATCATCAGTTTAGCCTTAGCATTGGGCTTGTCTGATTTGGCTAGTAAAAATGTGAAAATCGATTCTTTATTTATTGATGAAGGTTTTGGAACATTAGATAATAACAGCCTAGAAACCGTGATTTCAACTTTAGAATCACTGCAATCGCAAGGGAAATTAATTGGTATTATTTCGCATGTAGAGAATTTAAAGGAACGTATCCCAGCGCAAATACAAATCACAAAAAAGAGTAGCGGTATTAGCGAAGTAGCTGTTGTGGCTTAA
- a CDS encoding IS256 family transposase produces the protein MNSDLEKQLDALIGKISNKEDFDQVKEQLLKRGIESLLKAEMTAHLGFQKGGSVIENNQRNGFSEKTIKTHNGEQRIKIPRDRQASFEPVIVPKHQSISQELEDCIQLLYAKGMSNSDIIDFIESTYGVQYSTSQVSIITNQLLEDIKQWQNRPLEDVYPIVWIDAIHYKIRQEGKVISKACMIVLGVNTEGQQDILSMSIVETEKAAAWMSILDDLRSRGVKDIFFLCSDNLSGLDKAVEAIFPGSIRQICIVHQIRNSLKYVSYKDRKSIMVDIKAIYQADNEKFALEAFEVFKQNWEDKYLSAVQSWENNWDNLTAFLNYPKEIRKLIYTTNIIESFNASLRKYTRNKKVFPHDDAALKSIYLAAQSISKKWKKTRFKWGQIYNQLYICFPNRL, from the coding sequence ATGAACTCAGACTTAGAAAAACAATTAGACGCCTTGATCGGCAAAATCAGCAACAAGGAGGACTTTGACCAGGTCAAGGAACAGTTGCTTAAACGTGGTATTGAATCACTTTTAAAAGCAGAAATGACTGCCCACTTAGGGTTTCAAAAAGGAGGTTCTGTAATTGAGAACAACCAGCGCAATGGTTTCTCAGAGAAAACTATCAAGACTCATAACGGCGAACAACGCATCAAAATCCCCAGAGATCGTCAAGCGAGCTTTGAGCCTGTTATTGTCCCCAAACATCAATCGATTAGTCAAGAATTAGAAGATTGTATTCAACTGCTTTACGCCAAAGGTATGAGCAATAGCGATATTATTGATTTTATTGAAAGTACCTATGGAGTGCAGTATTCCACATCACAGGTATCCATTATCACCAATCAATTATTGGAAGACATCAAACAATGGCAGAATAGACCTTTAGAAGACGTATATCCCATTGTCTGGATAGATGCTATTCATTATAAAATACGTCAAGAAGGCAAGGTAATATCTAAAGCCTGTATGATAGTTTTAGGGGTGAATACCGAAGGGCAACAAGATATTTTGAGCATGAGTATTGTGGAGACAGAAAAGGCAGCTGCTTGGATGTCCATTTTAGACGATCTGCGCTCTAGAGGCGTAAAAGATATCTTCTTTCTGTGTTCGGATAACCTCTCTGGATTAGATAAAGCTGTAGAAGCTATTTTTCCAGGTAGTATACGTCAAATATGTATCGTACATCAAATTAGAAACTCTTTAAAATATGTGAGCTATAAGGACCGTAAATCAATAATGGTCGATATTAAAGCTATTTATCAAGCCGATAATGAGAAATTCGCTTTAGAGGCTTTCGAAGTCTTTAAACAAAATTGGGAAGATAAATACCTCTCTGCCGTACAGTCTTGGGAAAACAATTGGGATAATTTGACCGCGTTTTTAAACTACCCAAAAGAGATTAGAAAACTTATATATACTACCAATATCATTGAGAGTTTTAATGCCAGTTTAAGAAAATATACACGCAACAAAAAAGTCTTTCCTCATGATGATGCAGCACTGAAATCCATATATTTAGCAGCTCAAAGCATCAGCAAAAAATGGAAGAAAACACGATTTAAATGGGGCCAAATTTACAATCAATTGTATATTTGTTTTCCAAACAGGTTATAA